A single region of the Streptomyces sp. ITFR-16 genome encodes:
- a CDS encoding NAD-glutamate dehydrogenase: MQTKLDEAKAELLARAAKVADNSPGGGAGGPGGTPRVHVAAAGDDGTGPEQERPRQDVLLSYLQRYYLHTAPEDIAGRDPVDVFGAASSHYRLAENRPQGTANVRVHTPTVEENGWTCSHSVVEVVTDDMPFLVDSVTNELSRQGRGIHVVIHPQVIVRRDVTGKLVEVLTEGAGISTGPQTGRKNAKGAKDAKAELPHDAVVESWIHVEIDRETDRADLKQIQTDLLRVLSDVRETVEDWEKMRDAALRIADDLPGEPLDDLADDEVNEARELLRWLAADHFTFLGYREYELKDSDALAAVPGTGLGILRSDPQHTEDEAHPVSPSFDRLPADARAKAREHKLLVLTKANSRATVHRPSYLDYVGVKKFDAEGNVIGERRFLGLFSSAAYTESVRRVPVIRRKVAEVLEGAGFTYNSHDGRDLLQILETYPRDELFQTPVDQLRSIVTSVLYLQERRRLRLYLRQDEYGRYYSAIVYLPRDRYTTGVRLRLIDILKEELNGTSVDFTAWNTESILSRLHFVVRVAPGSELPSLTDAEADRIEARLVEAARSWADGFQEALGAECGEERAAELLRQYGHSFPEGYKADHSPRAAVADLVHLEALKEGEKDFALSLYEPVGAAPGERRFKIYRTGEQVSLSAVLPALQRLGVEVVDERPYELRCADRTHAWIYDFGLRMPQGTGSSGYLADGARERFQEAFAAVWTGEAENDGFNALVLSAGLDWRQAMVLRAYAKYLRQAGSTFSQDYMESTLQNNVHTTRLLVSLFEARMSPSRQSAGTELTDGLLEELDGALDQVASLDEDRILRSFLTVIKATLRTNFFQHAEGGRPHAYVSMKFDPQSIPDLPAPRPAFEIWVYSPRVEGVHLRFGKVARGGLRWSDRREDFRTEILGLVKAQMVKNTVIVPVGAKGGFVAKQLPDPSVDRDAWMAEGIASYRTFISALLDITDNMVAGEVVPPEDVVRHDEDDTYLVVAADKGTAKFSDIANEVAVDYGFWLGDAFASGGSAGYDHKGMGITARGAWVSVERHFRELGHDTQTEDFTVVGVGDMSGDVFGNGMLLSEHIRLVAAFDHRHIFIDPKPDAATSYAERRRLFDLPRSSWADYDKDLISAGGGIYPRSAKSIPVNAHIREALGIEAGVTKMMPADLMQAILKAPVDLVWNGGIGTYIKSSAESNADVGDKANDAIRVNGEDLRAKVVGEGGNLGATQLGRIEFARAGGRINTDAIDNSAGVDTSDHEVNIKILLNGLVRDGDMTVKQRNKLLAEMTDEVGRLVLRNNYAQNTALANAVAQAPSLLHAHQRFMRRLGRDGYLDRALEFLPTDRQIRELLNAGKGLSQPELAVLLAYTKITAAQELIGTSLPDDKHLQKLLHAYFPRQLREQYPDAVDGHALRREIITTVLVNDTVNSGGSTFLHRLREETGASIEEIVRAQFAAREIFGLGKVWDAVEALDNEVAADVQTRIRLHSRRLVERGSRWLLGNRPQPLEIAETIEFFRSGVEQVWAELPKMLKGADQEWYRSILDELTEVGVPEELAQRVAGFSSAFPALDIVAIADRTGKDPLAVAEVYYDLADRLGITQLMDRIIELPRGDRWQSMARASIREDLYAAHAALTGDVLSVGNGASTPQERFEAWEEKNAAILTRSRSTLEEIQGSDAFDLANLSVAMRTMRTLLRTHA, translated from the coding sequence ATGCAGACCAAGCTGGACGAAGCCAAGGCCGAGCTGCTCGCACGGGCCGCCAAGGTAGCTGACAACAGCCCGGGCGGTGGTGCCGGCGGCCCGGGCGGTACCCCCCGGGTGCACGTCGCGGCCGCCGGGGACGACGGCACCGGGCCGGAGCAGGAGCGTCCGCGCCAGGACGTGCTGCTCTCCTATCTCCAGCGCTACTACCTCCACACCGCTCCGGAGGACATCGCGGGCCGCGACCCGGTCGATGTCTTCGGCGCCGCCTCCTCCCACTACCGGCTGGCCGAGAACCGCCCCCAGGGCACGGCCAACGTCCGGGTGCACACCCCGACCGTCGAGGAGAACGGCTGGACCTGCAGCCACTCCGTCGTCGAGGTCGTCACCGACGACATGCCGTTCCTGGTCGACTCCGTCACCAACGAGCTGTCCCGCCAGGGCCGCGGCATCCATGTCGTGATCCACCCGCAGGTCATCGTCCGCCGCGATGTCACCGGCAAGCTGGTCGAGGTCCTCACCGAAGGCGCCGGCATCTCCACCGGCCCCCAGACCGGCCGCAAGAACGCCAAGGGGGCCAAGGACGCCAAGGCCGAGCTGCCCCACGACGCGGTCGTCGAGTCCTGGATCCACGTCGAGATCGACCGCGAGACCGACCGCGCCGACCTCAAGCAGATCCAGACCGACCTGCTGCGGGTCCTGTCCGACGTGCGGGAGACCGTCGAGGACTGGGAGAAGATGCGGGACGCCGCGCTGCGCATCGCGGACGACCTGCCCGGCGAGCCGCTCGACGACCTCGCCGACGACGAGGTGAACGAGGCCAGGGAGCTGCTGCGCTGGCTCGCCGCCGACCACTTCACCTTCCTCGGCTACCGCGAGTACGAGCTGAAGGACTCCGACGCGCTGGCCGCCGTCCCCGGCACCGGCCTCGGCATCCTGCGCTCCGACCCGCAGCACACCGAGGACGAGGCCCACCCGGTCAGCCCGTCCTTCGACCGGCTGCCCGCCGACGCCCGCGCCAAGGCCCGGGAGCACAAGCTCCTCGTCCTGACCAAGGCAAACAGCCGGGCGACCGTGCACCGCCCCAGCTACCTCGACTACGTCGGCGTGAAGAAGTTCGACGCCGAGGGCAACGTCATCGGCGAGCGCCGCTTCCTCGGCCTGTTCTCGTCCGCCGCCTACACCGAGTCCGTGCGCCGGGTGCCGGTCATCCGCCGCAAGGTCGCCGAGGTGCTGGAGGGCGCGGGGTTCACGTACAACAGCCACGACGGCCGTGACCTGCTGCAGATCCTGGAGACCTACCCCCGCGACGAGCTCTTCCAGACGCCCGTCGACCAGCTGCGCTCCATCGTCACCTCGGTGCTCTACCTCCAGGAGCGGCGCCGGCTGCGCCTCTACCTCCGCCAGGACGAGTACGGGCGCTACTACTCCGCGATCGTCTACCTGCCGCGCGACCGCTACACCACCGGTGTCCGGCTGCGGCTGATCGACATCCTCAAGGAAGAGCTGAACGGCACCAGCGTCGACTTCACCGCCTGGAACACCGAGTCGATCCTCTCCCGGCTGCACTTCGTCGTCCGGGTCGCCCCCGGCAGCGAGCTGCCCAGCCTCACGGACGCCGAGGCCGACCGCATCGAGGCCCGGCTCGTCGAGGCGGCCCGCTCCTGGGCCGACGGCTTCCAGGAGGCCCTGGGCGCCGAATGCGGCGAGGAGCGCGCCGCCGAGCTGCTGCGCCAGTACGGCCACTCGTTCCCCGAGGGCTACAAGGCCGACCACTCGCCGCGCGCCGCCGTGGCCGACCTGGTCCACCTCGAAGCGCTCAAGGAGGGCGAGAAGGACTTCGCCCTCAGCCTGTACGAGCCGGTCGGCGCCGCCCCCGGCGAGCGCCGCTTCAAGATCTACCGGACCGGTGAGCAGGTCTCCCTGTCCGCGGTCCTCCCGGCCCTCCAGCGGCTCGGCGTCGAGGTCGTCGACGAGCGGCCGTACGAGCTGCGCTGCGCCGACCGCACCCACGCCTGGATCTACGACTTCGGGCTGCGGATGCCGCAGGGCACGGGCAGCTCCGGCTATCTGGCCGACGGCGCCCGCGAGCGGTTCCAGGAGGCCTTCGCGGCCGTCTGGACCGGCGAGGCGGAGAACGACGGCTTCAACGCGCTGGTGCTGAGCGCCGGGCTCGACTGGCGGCAGGCGATGGTGCTGCGCGCCTACGCCAAGTACCTGCGCCAGGCCGGTTCGACCTTCAGCCAGGACTACATGGAGAGCACGCTCCAGAACAACGTCCACACCACCCGGCTGCTGGTCTCGCTCTTCGAGGCGCGGATGTCGCCGAGCCGCCAGAGCGCCGGCACGGAGCTCACCGACGGGCTCCTCGAAGAGCTCGACGGGGCCCTGGACCAGGTCGCCTCGCTGGACGAGGACCGGATCCTGCGGTCGTTCCTCACGGTCATCAAGGCCACCCTGCGGACCAACTTCTTCCAGCACGCGGAGGGCGGCAGGCCGCACGCGTACGTCTCGATGAAGTTCGACCCGCAGTCCATCCCGGACCTCCCGGCGCCCCGCCCGGCGTTCGAGATCTGGGTCTACTCGCCGCGCGTCGAGGGCGTCCACCTGCGCTTCGGCAAGGTCGCCCGCGGTGGCCTGCGCTGGTCCGACCGGCGCGAGGACTTCCGTACGGAGATCCTCGGCCTGGTCAAGGCGCAGATGGTGAAGAACACCGTCATCGTGCCGGTCGGCGCCAAGGGCGGCTTCGTCGCCAAGCAGCTGCCCGACCCGTCCGTCGACCGTGACGCCTGGATGGCCGAGGGCATCGCCTCGTACCGCACCTTCATCTCGGCGCTGCTGGACATCACCGACAACATGGTGGCCGGCGAGGTCGTGCCGCCCGAGGACGTGGTCCGGCACGACGAGGACGACACCTACCTCGTCGTCGCCGCCGACAAGGGCACCGCCAAGTTCTCCGACATCGCCAACGAGGTCGCCGTCGACTACGGCTTCTGGCTCGGTGACGCGTTCGCCTCCGGCGGCTCGGCCGGCTACGACCACAAGGGCATGGGCATCACCGCCCGGGGCGCCTGGGTCTCCGTCGAGCGGCACTTCCGCGAGCTGGGCCACGACACCCAGACCGAGGACTTCACCGTCGTCGGCGTCGGCGACATGTCCGGCGACGTCTTCGGCAACGGAATGCTGCTCTCCGAGCACATCCGCCTTGTCGCCGCCTTCGACCACCGGCACATCTTCATCGACCCGAAGCCGGACGCCGCCACCTCGTACGCCGAGCGGCGCCGCCTCTTCGACCTGCCGCGCAGCTCCTGGGCCGACTACGACAAGGACCTGATCTCCGCCGGCGGCGGCATCTACCCCCGCAGCGCCAAGTCCATCCCGGTCAACGCGCACATCCGCGAGGCACTCGGCATCGAAGCCGGGGTCACCAAGATGATGCCCGCCGACCTGATGCAGGCCATCCTCAAGGCCCCCGTCGACCTGGTGTGGAACGGCGGCATCGGTACGTACATCAAGTCCTCCGCCGAGTCGAACGCGGACGTCGGCGACAAGGCGAATGACGCGATCCGCGTCAACGGCGAGGACCTGCGGGCCAAGGTCGTCGGCGAGGGCGGCAACCTCGGCGCCACCCAGCTCGGCCGGATCGAGTTCGCCCGGGCCGGCGGCCGGATCAACACCGACGCGATCGACAACAGCGCCGGTGTGGACACCTCCGACCACGAGGTGAACATCAAGATCCTGCTCAACGGTCTGGTCCGGGACGGCGACATGACCGTCAAGCAGCGCAACAAGCTGCTCGCCGAGATGACCGACGAGGTCGGCCGGCTGGTGCTGCGGAACAACTACGCGCAGAACACCGCGCTCGCCAACGCGGTCGCGCAGGCGCCCTCGCTGCTCCACGCCCACCAGCGCTTCATGCGCCGGCTGGGCCGCGACGGCTACCTCGACCGGGCCCTGGAGTTCCTGCCCACCGACCGCCAGATCCGCGAGCTGCTCAACGCCGGCAAGGGGCTCAGCCAGCCCGAGCTGGCCGTGCTGCTCGCCTACACGAAGATCACGGCGGCGCAGGAGCTGATCGGGACCAGCCTGCCGGACGACAAGCATCTGCAGAAGCTGCTGCACGCCTACTTCCCCCGGCAGCTGCGCGAGCAGTACCCCGACGCGGTCGACGGCCACGCGCTGCGGCGGGAGATCATCACCACGGTCCTGGTCAACGACACGGTGAACTCCGGTGGTTCGACCTTCCTGCACCGCCTGCGGGAGGAGACCGGAGCCTCGATCGAGGAGATCGTGCGGGCGCAGTTCGCGGCCCGGGAGATCTTCGGGCTCGGCAAGGTGTGGGACGCGGTCGAGGCCCTCGACAACGAGGTCGCCGCCGATGTGCAGACCCGCATCCGGCTGCACTCGCGCCGGCTCGTCGAGCGCGGCTCGCGCTGGCTGCTCGGCAACCGGCCGCAGCCGCTGGAGATCGCCGAGACGATCGAGTTCTTCCGGTCCGGTGTCGAGCAGGTCTGGGCCGAGCTGCCCAAGATGCTGAAGGGCGCCGACCAGGAGTGGTACCGGTCGATCCTGGACGAGCTCACCGAGGTGGGCGTCCCGGAGGAGCTGGCACAGCGGGTCGCCGGATTCTCGTCCGCCTTCCCGGCGCTCGACATCGTGGCGATCGCGGACCGTACGGGCAAGGACCCGCTGGCCGTCGCCGAGGTGTACTACGACCTCGCGGACCGGCTGGGCATCACCCAGCTGATGGACCGGATCATCGAGCTGCCGCGGGGCGACCGCTGGCAGTCCATGGCCCGTGCCTCCATCCGCGAGGACCTGTACGCCGCGCACGCGGCGCTCACCGGCGACGTGCTGAGCGTCGGCAACGGGGCGTCCACGCCGCAGGAGCGGTTCGAGGCGTGGGAGGAGAAGAACGCGGCGATCCTGACGCGGTCGCGCTCCACGCTGGAGGAGATCCAGGGGTCGGACGCGTTCGATCTCGCGAATCTGTCGGTGGCCATGCGGACGATGCGGACGCTGCTGCGTACGCACGCGTAG
- a CDS encoding DJ-1/PfpI family protein: protein MAPKILIVTGDAAESLEVLYPYQRLREEGYEVHVAAPSRKTLRFVVHDFEPGFDTYTEKPGYTWPADLAFHEVDPDDYVALVVPGGRAPEYLRNDADLRTILSAFFDTDRPVAQICHGPLMTAAVGALKDRRVTAYPALEPDMGTAGASFEDTEVVVDGTLVSSRAWPDHSAWMRAFLTVLRSKAPVS from the coding sequence ATGGCACCGAAGATCCTGATCGTCACCGGCGACGCCGCCGAGTCGCTCGAAGTCCTCTATCCGTACCAGCGGCTGCGCGAGGAGGGGTACGAGGTCCATGTCGCCGCCCCTTCCCGCAAGACGCTGCGCTTCGTGGTCCACGACTTCGAGCCCGGCTTCGACACCTATACGGAGAAGCCCGGCTACACCTGGCCCGCCGACCTGGCGTTTCACGAGGTCGACCCCGACGACTACGTGGCGCTCGTGGTCCCCGGCGGCCGGGCACCCGAATACCTCCGCAACGACGCGGACCTGCGCACGATCCTCTCGGCGTTCTTCGACACGGACCGCCCGGTGGCCCAGATCTGCCACGGTCCGCTGATGACGGCCGCGGTCGGCGCGCTCAAGGACCGCCGGGTCACCGCCTATCCCGCGCTGGAGCCGGACATGGGGACGGCCGGAGCGTCCTTCGAGGACACCGAGGTCGTGGTGGACGGCACCCTGGTCTCGTCCCGCGCCTGGCCGGACCACTCGGCGTGGATGCGCGCGTTCCTGACCGTGCTCCGGTCGAAGGCGCCGGTGAGCTGA
- a CDS encoding ABC transporter ATP-binding protein, which produces MADRADPAVPTVVVDDVHITYKVNGARTGRGSATSALSRLTSRRQAPGVREVHAVKGVSFAAYKGEAIGLIGSNGSGKSTLLKAIAGLLPATRGRVHTHGQPSLLGVNAALMSDLTGERNVVLGGLAMGMTRAEIRERYDDIVDFSGINEKGDFITLPMRTYSSGMGARLRFSIAAAKNHDVLLIDEALSTGDAKFQRRSKDRIIELRQQAGTVFLVSHNNKSITETCDRAIWLEAGTLRMDGPAGEVVAAYEKFTKKK; this is translated from the coding sequence ATGGCCGACCGCGCGGATCCGGCGGTTCCGACGGTCGTCGTCGACGACGTCCACATCACGTACAAGGTCAACGGAGCCCGTACCGGCCGGGGCAGCGCCACCTCGGCCCTGAGCCGGCTGACCTCGCGCCGGCAGGCCCCCGGGGTCCGCGAGGTGCACGCCGTGAAGGGGGTCAGCTTCGCCGCGTACAAGGGAGAGGCGATCGGGCTGATCGGCTCCAACGGCTCCGGGAAGTCGACCCTGCTGAAGGCCATCGCCGGACTGCTGCCCGCCACCCGGGGCCGCGTCCACACCCACGGCCAGCCCTCACTGCTCGGGGTCAACGCGGCGCTGATGAGCGATCTGACCGGCGAGCGCAACGTGGTGCTCGGCGGGCTCGCGATGGGCATGACCCGCGCCGAGATCCGCGAGCGCTACGACGACATCGTCGACTTCTCCGGCATCAACGAGAAGGGCGACTTCATCACCCTGCCGATGCGGACGTACTCCTCCGGCATGGGCGCCCGGCTGCGCTTCTCGATCGCCGCCGCCAAGAACCACGATGTCCTGCTGATCGACGAGGCGCTGTCCACGGGCGACGCGAAGTTCCAGCGCCGCAGCAAGGACCGGATCATCGAACTGCGCCAGCAGGCCGGCACGGTCTTCCTGGTCAGCCACAACAACAAGTCGATCACCGAGACCTGCGACCGGGCGATCTGGCTGGAGGCGGGCACCCTGCGGATGGACGGCCCGGCCGGAGAAGTGGTCGCCGCCTACGAGAAGTTCACCAAGAAGAAGTAA